In Candidatus Woesearchaeota archaeon, a genomic segment contains:
- a CDS encoding mechanosensitive ion channel family protein — MKELLLELFGSNPDFLLTILIIISVLLLMVLVHQIGKYIYKFVKKKSMYDVKKIIRLEHPLLFIIVVLGVQAIVSTYLRDYPRIHSNLNSFLISLSIILITYMLSIISHISLENWSKKIKKNRNDETHEGIIPLMKSVVDIILGFVALIFILQTWEISVGALLTSLGIASVIIGFAFRDSLTNIFGGIALVLDDTFRKGDLIELPDGEVGFIMETSLRSTKLKNFDLEEIYVPNSVLANMKIRNYAQPTKSIRLKIIMPVAIGTDVEKVEKLIFDMLDKRQDILKYPRPKFFFVKVAEYYLELMIGVFINDYHDLFVKKSEITKAIYSLLIKNKIEIPVPARKIYSDNINIKKNTKRKR, encoded by the coding sequence ATGAAAGAACTACTACTTGAATTATTTGGATCTAATCCGGACTTCTTATTAACTATCTTAATAATAATTTCTGTTCTTTTACTAATGGTTCTTGTTCATCAAATAGGAAAATACATTTACAAATTCGTAAAGAAAAAATCAATGTATGATGTTAAAAAAATAATAAGACTAGAACACCCTCTTCTTTTCATAATAGTTGTTTTAGGTGTTCAAGCAATTGTTAGCACATACTTAAGAGACTATCCTAGGATTCATTCTAATCTTAATAGCTTCTTAATATCTTTATCCATTATACTCATTACGTATATGTTAAGTATAATAAGTCATATTTCCTTAGAAAATTGGAGCAAGAAAATTAAAAAAAATAGGAATGACGAAACTCACGAAGGAATAATTCCTTTAATGAAAAGCGTTGTTGACATAATACTAGGATTTGTTGCTTTAATTTTCATTTTACAAACATGGGAAATATCTGTGGGTGCATTACTAACAAGCCTAGGTATAGCGAGCGTAATCATAGGATTCGCGTTTAGGGATTCTTTAACAAACATATTTGGAGGTATAGCTTTAGTTCTTGATGATACGTTTCGTAAAGGGGACTTAATTGAATTACCTGATGGAGAAGTTGGATTCATCATGGAAACATCTCTTAGAAGTACAAAGCTTAAGAATTTTGATTTAGAAGAAATATATGTTCCTAACTCTGTTTTAGCTAACATGAAAATAAGGAACTATGCTCAACCAACAAAATCTATAAGGTTAAAAATTATTATGCCTGTGGCGATAGGGACAGACGTTGAAAAAGTTGAAAAATTAATCTTTGATATGTTAGATAAAAGACAAGACATATTAAAATATCCTAGGCCTAAATTTTTCTTTGTTAAAGTAGCGGAGTATTACTTAGAATTAATGATAGGGGTATTCATTAATGATTATCATGATTTATTCGTTAAGAAAAGCGAGATAACTAAAGCTATTTACTCTTTATTAATTAAAAACAAAATAGAGATTCCTGTTCCTGCTAGGAAGATTTACTCTGACAATATTAATATTAAAAAAAATACTAAAAGAAAAAGATAA
- a CDS encoding 50S ribosomal protein L16: protein MAKLMRAVAWRRLERPYTRKSKYRKKAFVRAVPNNKIVKYVMGNQKKEYSYVLSLRSKSDIQLRHNALESARKTTNKLLEEKAPLNYKLRIKVYPHHVLRNNPLAAGAGADRMSTGMAHSFGKAVGLAARVRKGQAVLEVEVNKDKLSVAKDALNRARKKFPCDFSISVDQKIISA from the coding sequence ATGGCAAAATTAATGAGAGCAGTGGCTTGGAGACGCTTAGAAAGACCTTACACTAGAAAATCAAAATACAGAAAAAAAGCTTTCGTAAGAGCAGTTCCAAACAACAAAATAGTAAAATACGTAATGGGTAATCAGAAAAAAGAATATTCTTATGTTTTATCTCTAAGATCAAAATCTGATATTCAACTAAGACACAATGCATTAGAATCAGCCAGAAAAACAACAAATAAATTACTAGAAGAAAAAGCACCTTTAAATTATAAATTAAGAATAAAAGTTTATCCTCATCATGTTTTAAGAAATAATCCTCTAGCAGCAGGTGCAGGTGCTGACCGTATGAGTACAGGTATGGCGCATTCATTTGGTAAAGCAGTAGGATTGGCTGCCCGTGTAAGAAAAGGTCAAGCAGTTCTTGAAGTCGAAGTTAACAAAGACAAATTAAGTGTTGCTAAAGACGCACTTAACAGAGCAAGAAAAAAGTTTCCTTGTGACTTCTCAATAAGTGTTGACCAAAAAATTATTTCTGCATAA
- a CDS encoding alpha/beta hydrolase codes for MVNIILVSDGESHAWYDWLSSELVKRGHSFFLPVMPSVGESFDSWVSALKDFRKHLDESSIFIGHGAGRVVVLKVLEEKLRDVKGVFFISGSSLKNVFKDFSLDDFDFSVVKDKSKNFFVYASENDDQSSLDDSAFLAESVGDEVQLLDDAMYFKGMSDFEDLLIDVLSLVD; via the coding sequence ATGGTTAACATTATTTTGGTATCGGATGGGGAAAGTCATGCTTGGTATGATTGGCTTAGTTCTGAGCTTGTTAAGCGTGGTCATTCTTTTTTCTTACCGGTTATGCCTTCTGTTGGTGAGAGTTTTGATTCTTGGGTTTCTGCTTTGAAGGATTTTCGTAAGCATTTAGATGAGTCTTCTATTTTTATTGGTCACGGCGCTGGTAGGGTTGTTGTGCTTAAGGTTTTGGAGGAAAAGCTTCGTGATGTTAAGGGTGTTTTTTTTATTTCTGGTTCTTCTTTGAAAAATGTTTTTAAGGATTTTTCTCTTGATGATTTTGATTTTTCTGTTGTTAAGGATAAGTCTAAGAATTTTTTTGTGTATGCTTCTGAAAATGATGATCAGAGTAGTTTAGATGATTCTGCTTTTTTGGCGGAGTCTGTGGGTGATGAAGTTCAGCTTCTTGATGATGCTATGTATTTTAAGGGCATGAGTGATTTTGAAGATTTGTTAATTGATGTTCTTAGTTTGGTTGATTAA
- a CDS encoding signal recognition particle receptor subunit alpha, whose product MVLDSLSDSLKSTLKKITNALFVDEKLINELIKDIQRALLQSDVNVKLVLDLTKKMKERALNEEVPRSVSKKEHLVNIVYEELVNFLGQGGKVDFKSGIRAKKESKKGSFKVLLVGLFGSGKTTSAGKLGSYFKKRGVSVCMISLDTWRPAAADQLEQIGKSLGIQVFTDKSVKDPVKIYKKFEKDLEKFDLVIVDTAGRDALSDDLISELDGINKVVSPDESLLVLSADIGQAAEKQASAFHDTCGVSGVVITKLDGTAKGGGALIACAITGSPVRFIGVGEKSDDLEEFKSEGFVGRLLGMGDLEALLEKTRGAISEEEAQDIGKKLLKGDFNLVDLYEQMQAMKKMGPLNKIVDMIPGLGSANIPKDMLQNREQELEKWKPLLGSMTTQELEDPDIISGSRVDRISKGAGLPASDLRGMLKQYRQSKKMMKMLKPGSSERDMQRMMKKMQGFKGFK is encoded by the coding sequence ATGGTTTTGGATTCGTTGTCTGATTCATTGAAAAGCACTCTTAAAAAAATTACTAATGCTTTATTTGTTGATGAGAAGCTTATTAATGAATTAATTAAGGATATTCAGCGCGCTTTGTTGCAGTCTGATGTTAATGTTAAGCTCGTTTTGGATTTGACTAAGAAGATGAAGGAGCGTGCATTGAATGAAGAAGTTCCTAGGTCTGTTTCTAAGAAGGAGCATTTGGTTAATATTGTTTATGAGGAATTGGTTAATTTTCTTGGTCAAGGTGGCAAAGTTGATTTTAAGTCGGGTATAAGGGCTAAGAAGGAGTCTAAGAAGGGTTCTTTTAAGGTTTTATTGGTGGGTTTGTTTGGTTCTGGTAAAACTACTTCTGCGGGTAAGCTTGGTTCTTATTTTAAGAAGAGGGGTGTGAGTGTTTGTATGATTTCTTTGGATACTTGGAGACCTGCTGCTGCGGATCAATTAGAGCAGATTGGTAAAAGTCTTGGTATTCAGGTTTTTACGGATAAATCAGTTAAGGATCCTGTTAAGATTTATAAGAAGTTTGAGAAGGATTTGGAGAAATTTGATTTGGTGATTGTTGATACTGCGGGTAGGGATGCTCTTTCTGATGATTTAATTTCTGAGCTTGATGGTATTAACAAAGTGGTTTCTCCTGATGAGTCTTTGCTTGTTTTGAGTGCTGATATTGGTCAGGCCGCGGAGAAACAAGCGTCCGCGTTTCATGATACTTGCGGAGTTTCTGGCGTTGTGATTACTAAGCTTGATGGTACTGCTAAGGGTGGTGGTGCTTTGATTGCTTGTGCTATTACTGGTTCTCCTGTTCGTTTTATTGGGGTTGGTGAGAAGAGTGATGATTTGGAGGAGTTTAAATCTGAGGGTTTTGTAGGGAGGCTTCTTGGTATGGGTGATTTGGAGGCTTTGCTTGAGAAGACGCGTGGTGCTATTAGTGAGGAGGAAGCTCAGGATATTGGTAAGAAGTTGTTGAAAGGTGATTTTAATCTTGTGGATTTGTATGAGCAAATGCAGGCTATGAAAAAAATGGGTCCTTTGAACAAAATAGTGGATATGATTCCAGGTCTTGGTTCGGCTAACATTCCTAAGGATATGTTGCAGAATAGGGAGCAAGAGTTGGAGAAGTGGAAGCCTTTGCTTGGTAGTATGACTACGCAAGAATTGGAGGATCCTGATATTATTTCTGGTTCTCGTGTTGATAGGATTAGTAAGGGTGCTGGTTTGCCTGCTTCTGATCTTCGTGGTATGTTGAAGCAGTATCGTCAGTCTAAGAAAATGATGAAGATGCTTAAGCCTGGTTCTTCTGAGCGTGATATGCAGCGTATGATGAAGAAGATGCAGGGTTTCAAAGGTTTTAAATAA
- a CDS encoding 50S ribosome-binding GTPase translates to MNFQKTQPVEKGSFYLDVAVQRAKKQVNALTIRIKDEDKKALIKEKTRIKVIKDTLIKSFINIINSFPGLDGLPEFYYELCKSTMDVDEVKKALSVISWAPGKISELEREFIRQTRGKTKEDIIKARRAFIGRISSIIKRMDKKLELIEQTRRTMITYPDIKDDLFTVCISGFPNVGKSTLLSRITTSKPEIGNYSFTTTTLNTGYFKDGFEKIQIIDVPGTLNRFEKMNNVEKQAHLALKYLANLIVYVYDLTEPYSLKEQDALFEETKKLGKPILIYVSKADLLGKQKIKEFIKNNEIKNANYDSEELRKEITKQRRK, encoded by the coding sequence ATGAATTTTCAAAAAACACAACCAGTAGAAAAAGGAAGTTTCTATTTAGACGTAGCTGTACAAAGAGCAAAAAAACAAGTGAATGCTTTAACAATAAGAATAAAAGATGAAGATAAAAAAGCATTAATAAAAGAAAAAACAAGAATTAAAGTAATAAAAGACACACTAATAAAAAGCTTCATTAACATAATAAATTCTTTTCCAGGACTTGATGGATTGCCTGAATTCTATTACGAATTATGCAAAAGCACTATGGATGTTGATGAAGTAAAAAAAGCATTATCAGTCATATCTTGGGCGCCAGGAAAAATATCTGAACTAGAACGAGAATTCATAAGACAAACAAGAGGAAAAACAAAAGAAGACATAATAAAAGCTAGACGCGCATTCATTGGAAGAATCTCATCCATAATAAAAAGAATGGACAAAAAACTAGAATTAATAGAACAAACAAGAAGAACAATGATAACGTATCCAGACATAAAAGATGATTTATTCACTGTGTGCATATCTGGTTTTCCAAACGTAGGAAAAAGCACGTTACTATCAAGAATAACTACTTCTAAACCCGAAATAGGAAATTATTCTTTTACAACAACAACGCTTAATACAGGTTATTTCAAGGACGGATTTGAAAAAATACAAATAATAGATGTTCCAGGAACACTTAACAGATTTGAAAAAATGAATAACGTAGAGAAACAAGCACACTTAGCATTAAAATACTTAGCTAACTTAATAGTGTATGTTTATGACTTAACAGAACCTTATTCTTTAAAAGAACAAGATGCTTTATTTGAAGAAACAAAGAAATTAGGAAAACCAATATTGATTTATGTAAGCAAAGCCGATTTATTAGGAAAACAAAAAATTAAGGAATTCATAAAAAATAATGAAATAAAAAACGCGAATTATGACTCTGAAGAACTAAGAAAAGAAATAACTAAACAACGAAGAAAATAA
- the gyrB gene encoding DNA topoisomerase (ATP-hydrolyzing) subunit B yields MNQDNKGSYDSHNIKVLEGLTAVRKRPGMYIGSTGLRGLHHMIQEVVDNSIDEAMAGHCDEIKIIIHNDTSVSVEDNGRGIPVSIHKETGLPGVELVMTKLHAGGKFDKDNYKVSGGLHGVGVSVVNALSKKVEATVYRDGKEYFIEFEKGITTKPLTQKGTTNKKGTLIRFWADPEIFEALDYDSALVNNRLRELAFLNKGVTIIFKDERPGFEKEAKHIYEGGIVSFVEHLNKNKNVITNTVYFSKEKEGVTADICMQYNDSYSDSVFSFVNNINTHEGGTHVSGFKTALTRTLNNYAENNKLLKDKDSRFSSDDVHEGLTCIISVKVPEPQFEGQTKTKLGNSEVKGIVDSLVSTSLNTYLEENPSEGKKIIEKVLSAARAREAARKARDLTRRKSILESTTLPGKLADCSEKDPAKSELYIVEGDSAGGSAKQGRSKEYQAILPLKGKILNVEKARLDKIISSNEISTMITAIGTSIGEEFNLEKARYHKIIIMTDSDVDGSHITTLILTFFFRYMKELIDAGYVYVAQPPLYLVKKGNQKIYVRDEKGKDEILKQFEDAKGVSIQRYKGLGEMNPDQLWDTTMDPQNRVLKKITIEDAVEADRVFTMLMGSEVEPRRQFIEDNAYKVQNLDI; encoded by the coding sequence ATGAATCAAGATAATAAAGGAAGTTACGATTCTCATAACATAAAAGTACTAGAAGGCTTGACCGCTGTAAGAAAAAGACCTGGAATGTACATAGGAAGCACAGGCCTTAGAGGCTTACATCACATGATACAAGAAGTAGTTGATAATTCCATAGATGAAGCAATGGCTGGGCACTGCGACGAAATAAAAATAATAATACATAATGATACTTCTGTAAGCGTAGAAGATAATGGAAGAGGAATACCCGTGAGTATTCATAAAGAAACAGGACTTCCAGGCGTAGAACTAGTAATGACTAAGTTACACGCAGGAGGAAAATTTGACAAAGACAATTATAAGGTTTCCGGAGGACTACACGGAGTAGGTGTGAGCGTAGTAAACGCGTTATCAAAAAAAGTTGAAGCAACAGTTTATAGAGATGGAAAAGAATACTTTATAGAGTTTGAGAAAGGAATAACCACTAAGCCATTAACTCAAAAAGGAACAACTAACAAAAAAGGAACACTGATTAGGTTCTGGGCAGACCCTGAAATATTTGAAGCACTAGATTATGATTCAGCACTAGTAAATAACAGATTAAGAGAATTAGCATTCTTAAACAAAGGAGTAACAATTATTTTCAAAGATGAAAGACCAGGATTTGAAAAAGAAGCAAAACACATATACGAAGGAGGAATAGTAAGCTTCGTAGAACACTTAAACAAAAACAAGAACGTGATAACCAACACGGTGTATTTCTCAAAAGAAAAAGAAGGAGTAACCGCAGACATATGCATGCAGTACAACGATTCATACTCCGATTCAGTATTTAGCTTCGTTAACAACATAAACACTCACGAAGGAGGAACACACGTTTCAGGATTTAAAACCGCTTTAACAAGAACTCTAAATAATTACGCTGAAAACAACAAGTTACTAAAAGACAAAGACTCAAGATTCTCAAGTGACGACGTACACGAAGGACTAACATGCATAATATCCGTGAAAGTTCCAGAGCCACAATTCGAAGGACAAACCAAGACTAAACTAGGAAACAGCGAAGTAAAAGGAATAGTAGATAGCTTAGTAAGCACCAGTCTTAATACTTACTTAGAAGAAAATCCTTCAGAAGGAAAAAAAATAATAGAAAAAGTACTAAGCGCGGCGAGAGCAAGAGAAGCAGCTAGGAAAGCAAGAGATTTAACAAGAAGAAAATCAATACTGGAAAGTACCACGTTACCAGGAAAATTAGCAGATTGCTCAGAGAAAGACCCTGCTAAATCAGAATTATACATCGTGGAAGGAGACAGCGCAGGAGGAAGCGCAAAACAAGGAAGAAGCAAAGAGTATCAAGCAATACTTCCTTTGAAAGGAAAAATACTAAACGTAGAAAAAGCAAGACTTGACAAAATAATTTCATCTAACGAAATATCAACAATGATAACAGCGATAGGAACAAGCATAGGCGAAGAATTCAACTTAGAAAAAGCAAGATATCACAAAATAATAATCATGACTGATTCAGACGTGGACGGAAGCCACATAACTACTTTGATATTAACATTCTTCTTCAGATACATGAAAGAATTAATAGATGCAGGATACGTATACGTAGCACAACCACCTTTATACTTAGTAAAAAAAGGAAATCAAAAAATATACGTAAGAGACGAAAAAGGAAAAGACGAAATCCTAAAACAATTCGAAGACGCAAAAGGAGTAAGTATCCAAAGATACAAAGGATTAGGAGAAATGAACCCTGACCAATTATGGGATACCACAATGGATCCTCAGAACAGAGTTCTTAAAAAAATAACTATTGAAGACGCAGTAGAAGCAGACCGCGTATTCACCATGCTAATGGGCTCAGAAGTAGAACCAAGAAGACAATTCATCGAAGATAATGCTTACAAAGTACAAAACTTAGACATATAA
- a CDS encoding ThiF family adenylyltransferase: MASKNNKYSKHELVKQIGDRAKEMRAKTVAVVGLAGVGSVVADMLVRAGIGVRLIDKGRILDYEIQQTSLFLQEDVNKFKAKQAKKRLDSINDAVSIKAFHEELTPINSYLLDSDLVIDCTNDLEVSLIIDKYCSKKKIPMIYCFVSGSQGQVFVIEQGTTLNEISDYVKNKRISEEGIMAATVHTAAGVVASKAAKVLLGIPNEKNMLFFDVWDLNFEKNYARKNK; the protein is encoded by the coding sequence ATGGCATCAAAGAATAATAAGTATTCTAAGCACGAATTAGTCAAACAAATAGGTGATAGAGCTAAAGAAATGAGAGCTAAAACAGTGGCTGTTGTTGGCTTAGCAGGGGTTGGCTCAGTTGTTGCTGACATGCTTGTTAGAGCAGGTATAGGTGTTCGTTTAATTGATAAAGGTAGAATACTTGATTATGAAATTCAGCAAACTTCTTTGTTTTTACAAGAGGACGTTAATAAGTTTAAAGCTAAACAAGCTAAGAAGCGTCTTGATTCTATTAATGACGCGGTTTCTATTAAGGCTTTTCATGAGGAATTAACACCTATTAATAGTTACTTATTAGATTCTGATTTGGTTATTGATTGTACTAATGACTTAGAGGTTTCTTTGATTATTGATAAGTATTGTTCAAAGAAAAAGATTCCTATGATTTATTGTTTTGTTAGTGGTAGTCAAGGTCAAGTATTCGTGATTGAGCAAGGTACTACTCTTAATGAGATATCTGATTATGTTAAGAATAAAAGAATTAGTGAAGAGGGCATAATGGCTGCTACGGTTCATACAGCTGCGGGAGTTGTGGCTTCTAAAGCTGCTAAGGTATTATTAGGTATTCCTAATGAGAAAAACATGTTATTTTTTGATGTATGGGATCTTAATTTCGAAAAGAATTATGCTCGTAAAAACAAATAA
- the ileS gene encoding isoleucine--tRNA ligase encodes MAEKYDYKAIEQKMLSYWEKEDILNKKRIKNKDGKKFYFLQGPPYTSGRLHMGHGWNHALKDAVLRYKRFQGFNVWDRAGYDMHGLPTELKVMKELNMKFKEEILEYGMDKFNKKCKDYSVEMMKHMDDDLIKIGITLDFSDSYQPITNEFIEGQWALVKNADKNKRLYLGERTLSWCPDCGSALAKHEQEYETVTDNSIFVKMRVKEKNNEFLVIWTTTPWTIPFNLAIMVNPELEYQKCKILSGDYKGETWVVAKQLAGVFINGVANAEYEVVEEFLGEKLEGTRYEHPFSKDYDVYKEIKSDKLHSVLLSTEYVDTSAGTGLVHCAPGCGPEDYEVGYKNGLPPFNNIDEKGTFPDEMKIFEGLVAKKDDNKFVEALKERNALIAQNEVEHEYAHCWRHKTPVIFRTTKQWFFKIEDLKKSILEKNKQINWVPKISSNQFDAWISNLRDNSITKQRYWGTPAPIWVNENDETDYIVVSSKKELEDLGCEVPEDLHKPYIDDVIIKKDNKIYRRIPDVLDVWIDAGITARNCLYNKEELLKKWMGVDCVLEAKEQIRLWFYILAVCEELMDSKELPFKNVYCHGMLTAIDGVKMSKSLGNIISPYEITDKYGADTMRFYLCSISAGQNISFSWDDIQQRYRTINVLWNIHNYLTDFLTNEKIDLEKVMKKDLKLEIEDEYILSFLNSAKRDITLLLDSYELDKACNLLNELILVFSRDYIKMIRERAVSGTDEQKESLAQTLFVVLKDIIIMSNIYTPFISEQIYQNLKQWNVLTKESITFESWISFDEKKIKPELVEDFDKSLNIITGILGARELSGLGVRWPVKKVLLVSKEEIKLSEEVQSVIKEQTNVKELEFRTEFDYEYEVKPNYKNLSSLFGEKTSDAAKEIDSKKQDIIIALKKGEEELVILDQNIKLKDCLNVEEKVNKPFYVSDTPICKVVLDSTRNDDLDSEGYAREIIRRVQDMRKKNDFTKLEKISLNLKAKQDVLEKIKKHTDYISFKVGAKTTSFEESNKAEYQETFKIKGYEFEISFDKLKK; translated from the coding sequence ATGGCAGAAAAATATGATTATAAAGCGATAGAACAAAAAATGCTTAGTTACTGGGAAAAAGAAGATATACTGAATAAGAAAAGAATAAAAAATAAAGATGGAAAGAAGTTTTATTTTTTACAAGGACCTCCTTATACTTCTGGAAGATTACACATGGGACATGGTTGGAATCACGCGTTAAAAGACGCAGTTCTAAGATATAAAAGATTTCAAGGATTTAATGTTTGGGACAGAGCAGGATATGACATGCACGGCTTACCAACCGAATTAAAAGTAATGAAAGAATTAAACATGAAGTTCAAAGAAGAAATACTTGAGTATGGAATGGATAAATTCAACAAGAAATGTAAGGATTACTCTGTTGAAATGATGAAGCACATGGATGATGATTTAATAAAAATAGGTATAACTCTTGATTTCTCAGATTCTTATCAACCAATAACTAATGAATTCATAGAAGGACAATGGGCATTAGTGAAAAACGCTGATAAAAATAAGCGATTATACTTAGGAGAACGAACCCTTTCTTGGTGTCCTGATTGTGGCTCTGCTTTAGCGAAACACGAACAAGAATATGAAACAGTTACTGATAATTCTATATTCGTAAAGATGCGTGTTAAAGAAAAAAACAATGAATTCTTAGTTATTTGGACAACTACTCCTTGGACTATTCCTTTTAATTTAGCAATAATGGTTAATCCCGAATTAGAGTATCAGAAGTGCAAGATTCTGAGCGGAGACTACAAAGGAGAAACATGGGTTGTAGCTAAGCAATTAGCAGGAGTGTTCATAAACGGAGTCGCAAACGCAGAATACGAAGTCGTAGAAGAATTCTTAGGTGAAAAACTTGAAGGAACAAGATATGAACATCCTTTCAGCAAAGATTATGATGTTTACAAAGAAATAAAATCAGATAAGTTACACAGCGTATTATTAAGTACGGAGTACGTTGATACAAGTGCAGGAACAGGATTGGTTCATTGTGCGCCTGGATGCGGACCTGAGGATTACGAAGTAGGATACAAAAATGGATTGCCTCCTTTTAATAATATTGATGAGAAAGGAACTTTTCCTGATGAAATGAAAATATTTGAGGGATTAGTAGCAAAGAAAGATGATAATAAATTCGTAGAAGCTTTAAAAGAAAGAAATGCTTTGATTGCTCAAAACGAAGTAGAGCACGAATACGCTCATTGTTGGAGGCATAAAACACCTGTTATTTTTAGAACGACTAAGCAATGGTTCTTTAAAATAGAGGATTTAAAAAAATCAATTTTAGAAAAGAATAAGCAAATAAATTGGGTTCCTAAGATAAGTAGTAATCAGTTCGATGCTTGGATAAGTAATTTGAGAGATAATTCTATTACTAAACAAAGATATTGGGGAACACCCGCACCTATTTGGGTTAATGAAAATGATGAGACTGATTACATCGTTGTAAGTAGTAAGAAAGAACTAGAAGATTTGGGTTGTGAAGTTCCTGAGGACTTACATAAGCCGTACATTGATGACGTAATAATAAAAAAAGATAATAAGATTTATAGAAGAATACCTGATGTTTTAGATGTTTGGATAGATGCAGGAATAACCGCTAGGAATTGTTTGTATAACAAAGAAGAATTGTTAAAAAAATGGATGGGTGTTGATTGCGTATTAGAAGCAAAAGAACAAATAAGATTGTGGTTTTACATATTAGCTGTTTGTGAAGAATTAATGGATAGTAAAGAATTGCCTTTTAAGAACGTGTATTGTCACGGTATGTTAACCGCTATCGATGGTGTGAAGATGTCTAAGTCATTAGGAAATATTATTTCGCCTTATGAAATAACTGATAAGTACGGCGCGGACACTATGAGGTTTTATTTGTGTTCTATAAGTGCAGGTCAAAATATTTCTTTTTCATGGGATGACATACAACAAAGGTATAGAACAATAAATGTTTTGTGGAACATACATAATTATTTAACTGATTTTTTAACGAATGAAAAAATAGATTTAGAAAAAGTTATGAAAAAAGATTTAAAACTAGAAATAGAAGATGAATATATTTTAAGTTTTTTAAATTCCGCAAAAAGAGATATAACTCTTCTTTTAGATTCTTATGAGTTAGATAAAGCGTGTAATTTGCTTAATGAATTAATACTTGTTTTTAGTAGAGACTACATTAAGATGATAAGAGAAAGAGCCGTAAGTGGTACAGATGAACAAAAAGAAAGTCTTGCTCAAACATTATTTGTTGTGTTGAAAGACATAATAATTATGAGTAATATATATACTCCTTTCATATCTGAGCAAATATATCAAAATTTGAAACAGTGGAATGTTTTAACAAAGGAATCTATTACTTTTGAGTCTTGGATAAGTTTTGATGAAAAGAAGATAAAGCCTGAATTAGTTGAAGATTTTGATAAATCCTTAAACATAATAACAGGGATACTTGGTGCTAGAGAATTATCAGGATTAGGAGTAAGATGGCCTGTAAAAAAAGTTTTACTTGTTTCAAAAGAGGAAATAAAACTAAGTGAAGAAGTACAAAGCGTGATAAAAGAACAAACAAATGTTAAAGAACTAGAATTTAGAACTGAGTTTGATTATGAATACGAAGTGAAACCTAATTACAAGAATTTGAGTTCTTTGTTCGGAGAAAAAACTAGTGATGCCGCCAAGGAAATAGATTCTAAAAAACAAGACATAATAATCGCGTTGAAAAAAGGCGAAGAAGAATTAGTGATTCTTGATCAGAACATAAAACTAAAAGATTGTTTGAACGTTGAAGAAAAAGTTAATAAGCCATTTTATGTTAGTGATACACCTATATGTAAAGTAGTGTTGGATTCTACTAGGAATGATGACTTAGACTCTGAAGGATATGCTCGTGAAATAATTAGAAGAGTTCAAGATATGAGGAAAAAAAATGATTTTACTAAGTTAGAAAAAATAAGTCTTAACTTAAAAGCTAAACAAGATGTTTTAGAAAAAATAAAGAAGCACACAGATTATATCAGCTTTAAAGTAGGTGCGAAGACTACGAGTTTTGAAGAATCAAATAAAGCCGAGTATCAAGAAACTTTTAAAATAAAAGGTTATGAATTTGAGATTAGTTTTGATAAACTAAAAAAATAA